One window of the Roseovarius sp. THAF9 genome contains the following:
- the secE gene encoding preprotein translocase subunit SecE, protein MAVTNPLQFIQQVRAEVAKVVWPTRREVLLTTVMVFIMAALTAVFFALVDLAIRSGLEGLLGLFG, encoded by the coding sequence ATGGCCGTTACAAATCCGCTTCAGTTCATTCAGCAGGTCCGCGCGGAAGTCGCCAAGGTCGTCTGGCCGACACGGCGCGAGGTTCTGCTGACCACGGTCATGGTGTTCATCATGGCGGCGCTGACGGCGGTTTTCTTTGCGCTGGTCGACCTGGCGATCCGCAGCGGCCTGGAAGGTCTGCTTGGCCTCTTCGGCTGA
- the nusG gene encoding transcription termination/antitermination protein NusG produces the protein MAKRWYSVSVLSNFEKKIAEQIRQSVAEQGLEEDIDEVLVPTEEVIEVRRGKKVTAERRFMPGYVLVHMEMSDQGYHLINSINRVTGFLGPQGRPMPMRDAEVNQILNRVQEGEDAPKLLVSFEVGEKVKVNDGPFEDFDGMVEEVDDDNQRLKVTVSIFGRETPVELEFTQVTKQG, from the coding sequence ATGGCGAAACGGTGGTATTCGGTCAGCGTTCTTTCCAATTTCGAAAAGAAGATCGCAGAGCAGATCCGGCAATCCGTGGCCGAACAGGGCCTTGAAGAAGATATCGACGAGGTTCTGGTGCCGACCGAAGAGGTCATCGAGGTGCGCCGGGGCAAAAAGGTCACCGCCGAGCGGCGCTTCATGCCCGGTTACGTGCTGGTGCATATGGAGATGTCCGACCAAGGCTATCACCTGATCAACTCGATCAACCGTGTCACCGGCTTTCTCGGGCCGCAGGGGCGACCGATGCCGATGCGCGACGCGGAGGTGAACCAGATCCTGAACCGCGTGCAGGAAGGCGAGGATGCGCCGAAACTGCTGGTCAGCTTCGAGGTGGGTGAGAAGGTCAAGGTCAACGACGGCCCGTTCGAGGATTTCGACGGCATGGTCGAGGAAGTGGACGACGACAACCAGCGCCTGAAGGTGACGGTGTCGATCTTTGGTCGCGAAACCCCGGTCGAGCTGGAATTCACACAGGTGACCAAGCAGGGCTGA
- a CDS encoding tetratricopeptide repeat protein, which translates to MTWARLCVVILSALVWGAGVADARMSATERQLAEYDCKAGDEAACAAMVANHPHYNDANMTPKTFDRLRDAAITDAKARCDAGTTEACTDYASLLQLRDGLDTPEVYALFASGCDAGDGFACALLSDLNFSLMGYSGPSYEAFYYEQAKACETGDLTACISQSRLNVLVPQVAPDRAIWFDQLRRLCDVEEAARACALLSYIQSYDGAEEYAVFDPGFPDEVENKQRYALWDAEKACELGNPVGCYNAGLAYDEGQAVMESWKRAQQYYVRACRGGFRRGCDEINHETYWRPTDSLLAMKKACAEGDFSACHYSAVKSFAPVTVNPSTDADIARMTAFRTELKDICQMGWVRGCADMATLARAGKDLAEAARYAWASCALSEGMGCLVLGNILKLDRGTPETKRQAVWYHQRGCELRTWIACNNLGDSYEHGRGVAADTGQAARYYVIACNNEVALGCRNMAQLQEARAPEEAAIYRERACALNAQYCREE; encoded by the coding sequence ATGACGTGGGCGCGGCTTTGTGTGGTGATTCTTTCGGCCCTGGTTTGGGGCGCGGGCGTGGCCGACGCCCGCATGAGCGCGACAGAGCGGCAATTGGCGGAATACGACTGCAAGGCGGGCGACGAGGCGGCTTGTGCGGCGATGGTGGCAAACCATCCGCATTACAACGATGCCAATATGACGCCAAAAACATTTGATCGCCTGCGGGATGCGGCGATCACCGATGCAAAGGCGCGTTGCGACGCTGGAACCACCGAGGCCTGCACGGATTATGCATCGCTTCTGCAACTGCGGGACGGACTGGATACGCCCGAGGTCTACGCGCTGTTCGCGTCCGGCTGCGATGCGGGGGACGGGTTTGCCTGCGCGCTTCTGTCGGATCTGAATTTTTCCCTGATGGGATATTCCGGCCCCTCCTATGAGGCGTTCTATTACGAACAGGCAAAGGCATGCGAGACCGGTGATTTGACGGCGTGCATCTCGCAGTCACGACTGAACGTGCTGGTGCCGCAGGTGGCGCCGGACCGGGCGATCTGGTTCGATCAGTTGCGCCGGCTGTGCGACGTCGAAGAGGCGGCGCGGGCCTGTGCGCTGTTGTCTTACATACAGAGCTACGACGGCGCCGAGGAGTACGCCGTGTTCGATCCCGGGTTTCCGGACGAGGTGGAAAACAAGCAGCGCTATGCGCTTTGGGATGCCGAGAAAGCCTGTGAGTTGGGCAATCCGGTGGGATGCTACAACGCCGGATTGGCCTATGACGAGGGGCAGGCCGTCATGGAGAGCTGGAAGCGGGCGCAGCAATATTACGTGCGGGCGTGTCGCGGCGGGTTCCGCCGTGGATGCGACGAGATCAACCACGAAACCTACTGGAGGCCGACAGACAGTTTGCTGGCCATGAAGAAGGCCTGTGCCGAAGGGGATTTCAGCGCCTGCCACTATTCCGCGGTCAAGAGTTTTGCACCGGTGACAGTCAACCCGTCGACCGACGCGGATATCGCGCGGATGACGGCATTTCGCACGGAACTGAAGGACATCTGTCAAATGGGTTGGGTGCGGGGCTGCGCGGATATGGCGACGCTGGCGCGCGCAGGCAAGGACTTGGCAGAGGCCGCGCGCTATGCCTGGGCATCCTGCGCGCTGTCGGAGGGCATGGGCTGTCTTGTGCTGGGCAACATCCTGAAGCTGGACCGTGGCACGCCGGAGACGAAGCGTCAGGCGGTTTGGTACCACCAGCGCGGCTGCGAGCTGCGCACGTGGATCGCCTGTAACAATCTTGGCGATTCGTACGAGCATGGGCGCGGCGTTGCAGCGGATACGGGGCAGGCGGCGCGGTACTACGTGATTGCGTGCAACAACGAGGTCGCGCTTGGCTGCCGCAACATGGCACAGTTGCAAGAGGCACGGGCGCCGGAAGAGGCGGCCATATACCGGGAACGGGCCTGCGCGCTGAACGCGCAGTATTGCCGCGAAGAATAG
- the rplK gene encoding 50S ribosomal protein L11, protein MAKKLAGTMKLQVPAGQANPSPPVGPALGQRGINIMEFCKAFNAKTQEMEPGAPCPTVITYYQDKSFEMDIKTPPASYYLKKAAKLKSGSKTPGRESVATVSPKQLREIAEAKWKDLNANDVESAMKIIAGSARSMGIEVK, encoded by the coding sequence ATGGCCAAGAAACTTGCTGGCACCATGAAGCTTCAGGTGCCTGCCGGACAAGCGAACCCGTCCCCGCCGGTTGGTCCGGCGCTGGGTCAGCGCGGCATCAACATCATGGAGTTCTGCAAGGCGTTCAACGCCAAGACGCAGGAAATGGAGCCCGGTGCACCGTGCCCGACAGTGATCACCTATTATCAGGACAAGTCCTTTGAAATGGACATCAAGACGCCGCCGGCGTCGTACTACCTGAAAAAGGCCGCCAAGCTGAAATCGGGCTCCAAGACCCCGGGTCGCGAAAGCGTTGCCACGGTGAGCCCCAAGCAGCTGCGCGAGATCGCGGAAGCCAAGTGGAAAGACCTGAACGCGAACGACGTCGAATCCGCGATGAAGATCATCGCAGGGTCCGCGCGGTCCATGGGCATCGAGGTGAAGTAA
- the rplA gene encoding 50S ribosomal protein L1, whose protein sequence is MAKLGKRTRAAREAFAEKHNVTVEEAVALVKNHASAKFDETVEIAVNLGVNPRHADQMVRGVVGLPNGTGKDVRVAVFARGPKAEEAQEAGADIVGAEDLMETIQGGEINFDRCIATPDMMPIVGRLGKVLGPRNLMPNPKVGTVTMDVADAVKAAKGGEVQFKVEKAGVVHAGIGKASFDEGKLVENVRAFIDAVQKAKPAGAKGTYMKKVALSSTMGPGVSIAIESAVTE, encoded by the coding sequence ATGGCGAAACTTGGAAAACGTACCCGCGCCGCTCGCGAAGCATTCGCCGAAAAGCACAACGTGACGGTCGAAGAGGCTGTCGCACTGGTCAAGAACCACGCCAGCGCGAAATTCGACGAGACAGTCGAGATCGCCGTGAATCTGGGTGTCAACCCGCGCCACGCCGACCAGATGGTCCGTGGCGTCGTCGGCCTGCCGAACGGCACCGGCAAGGACGTGCGCGTTGCCGTCTTCGCCCGTGGCCCCAAGGCCGAGGAAGCCCAGGAAGCCGGGGCCGATATCGTCGGCGCCGAAGACCTGATGGAAACCATCCAGGGCGGCGAGATCAACTTTGACCGCTGCATCGCGACCCCGGACATGATGCCCATCGTGGGCCGTCTGGGCAAGGTGCTGGGCCCGCGCAACCTGATGCCGAACCCCAAGGTCGGCACGGTGACGATGGACGTGGCAGATGCCGTGAAAGCCGCCAAGGGCGGTGAAGTGCAGTTCAAGGTCGAAAAGGCCGGTGTGGTGCACGCAGGGATCGGCAAGGCGTCTTTTGACGAAGGCAAGCTGGTCGAGAACGTCCGCGCCTTCATCGATGCCGTGCAAAAGGCGAAGCCCGCCGGCGCGAAGGGCACCTACATGAAGAAGGTTGCGCTGAGCTCGACCATGGGTCCGGGCGTCAGCATCGCGATCGAAAGCGCCGTGACCGAGTAA
- a CDS encoding NAD(P)H-dependent oxidoreductase produces the protein MHSHIVHAHPEPTSYNASLTRMAQATLGAGGDTVSVSDLGAEGFDPVERAEHYSNRADPEAFAALNEQRNAWKTNTIPDDVAREIKRLERADLVILQFPLWWHGPPAVLKGWMDRVFMSGGLYTSRMRYDTGYFRGKRAMVSITTGAPEQAFGPGSRGGDFDVMLWPVQYSLHYMGFTVLPPFISYGVQGHGYSYEGKGSLEARLKDNLDAWSQRLSNLDSDTALRFPGWDDWDEAGAAACG, from the coding sequence ATGCACAGCCATATCGTCCACGCCCATCCCGAGCCCACCTCTTACAATGCCTCGCTGACACGCATGGCGCAGGCGACATTGGGCGCGGGCGGTGACACCGTCTCGGTCAGCGACCTTGGCGCCGAAGGTTTCGACCCGGTCGAACGCGCTGAGCATTATTCCAACCGTGCCGATCCGGAAGCCTTCGCCGCCCTCAACGAACAGCGCAACGCGTGGAAGACCAACACCATCCCCGACGACGTGGCCCGCGAAATCAAGCGGCTGGAGCGTGCCGACCTCGTCATTCTGCAATTCCCGCTGTGGTGGCACGGCCCCCCGGCGGTTCTGAAAGGCTGGATGGACCGCGTCTTCATGAGCGGCGGGCTCTATACCAGCCGGATGCGCTATGACACCGGGTATTTCCGCGGCAAGCGCGCGATGGTCTCGATCACCACCGGCGCGCCCGAACAGGCCTTCGGCCCCGGCAGCCGCGGCGGCGATTTCGACGTGATGCTCTGGCCGGTGCAGTATTCGCTGCACTACATGGGCTTTACCGTCCTGCCGCCCTTCATTTCCTACGGGGTGCAAGGGCATGGCTACAGCTACGAAGGCAAGGGCAGCTTGGAAGCACGGCTTAAGGACAACCTCGACGCCTGGAGCCAACGCCTGTCCAACCTCGACAGCGACACAGCCCTGCGTTTCCCCGGCTGGGACGATTGGGACGAAGCCGGTGCCGCGGCCTGCGGCTGA
- the rplJ gene encoding 50S ribosomal protein L10: MDRAQKEKVVDELGQIFESSGVVVVAHYEGLTVAEMQDLRARAREAEASVRVAKNRLAKIALEGKPCASIADYLSGMTVLTFSEDPVAAAKVAEGFAKDNKKFEILGGAMGETALDRAGVEATSKLPSREELISTIAGMIGAPASNIAGAIGAPASNIASILSTIEEKAEAA; this comes from the coding sequence GTGGATAGAGCCCAGAAAGAGAAAGTGGTCGACGAACTCGGCCAGATCTTCGAAAGCTCTGGCGTCGTTGTGGTTGCCCACTACGAAGGCCTTACAGTTGCGGAGATGCAAGACCTGCGCGCCCGTGCGCGTGAGGCCGAAGCATCTGTTCGCGTTGCCAAGAACAGGCTCGCAAAGATCGCCCTTGAGGGCAAGCCGTGCGCAAGCATTGCGGATTACCTCTCGGGCATGACCGTGCTCACCTTTTCCGAAGACCCAGTGGCAGCAGCCAAGGTCGCGGAAGGTTTCGCCAAGGACAACAAGAAGTTTGAAATCCTTGGTGGCGCCATGGGTGAGACGGCCCTGGACCGGGCCGGTGTCGAAGCCACGTCGAAACTGCCGTCGCGCGAGGAGCTTATCTCCACCATCGCCGGCATGATTGGCGCACCCGCTTCGAACATCGCCGGTGCGATCGGCGCACCTGCAAGCAACATCGCGAGCATCCTTTCGACCATCGAAGAGAAGGCGGAAGCAGCGTAA
- the rplL gene encoding 50S ribosomal protein L7/L12 gives MADLKKLAEEIVGLTLLEAQELKTILKDEYGIEPASGGAVMMAGPADAGGGDAAEEQTEFDVILKSAGASKINVIKEVRAITGLGLKEAKDLVEAGGKAVKEGVDKAEADDIKGKLEAAGAEVELK, from the coding sequence ATGGCTGATCTGAAAAAACTTGCTGAAGAGATCGTTGGTCTGACGCTTCTCGAAGCACAAGAACTGAAAACCATCCTGAAAGACGAGTACGGCATCGAGCCCGCTTCCGGCGGCGCTGTCATGATGGCGGGCCCGGCGGATGCAGGCGGCGGCGACGCGGCCGAAGAGCAAACCGAATTCGACGTCATCCTGAAGTCGGCCGGTGCCTCCAAGATCAACGTGATCAAAGAAGTCCGCGCCATCACCGGCCTGGGCCTCAAGGAAGCGAAAGACCTGGTCGAAGCCGGCGGCAAAGCCGTCAAGGAAGGCGTCGACAAGGCCGAAGCAGACGACATCAAGGGCAAGCTGGAAGCAGCTGGCGCCGAAGTCGAACTCAAGTGA
- the rpoB gene encoding DNA-directed RNA polymerase subunit beta, with product MAQSFLGQKRLRKYYGKIREVLEMPNLIEVQKSSYDLFLKSGDQPEPMDGEGIKGVFQSVFPIKDFNETAVLEFVDYELEKPKYDVEECMQRDMTYSAPLKVTLRLIVFDVDEDTGAKSVKDIKEQDVFMGDMPLMTPNGTFVVNGTERVIVSQMHRSPGVFFDHDKGKTHSSGKLLFACRIIPYRGSWLDFEFDAKDIVFARIDRRRKLPVTTLLYALGLDQEDIMTAYYDTVDYKLKKKKGWATKFFPERVRGTRPTYDLVDAKSGEVIAEAGKKVTPRAVKKLIDEGEVTELLVPYEQIAGKFVARDIINEETGAIYVEAGDELTIERDKDGEIIGGTVQELIEAGVTDIPVLDIDNINVGPYMRNTMAQDKNMNRETALMDIYRVMRPGEPPTEEAASALFDTLFFDSERYDLSAVGRVKMNMRLNLDKPDTQRTLDRSDIVACVKALVELRDGKGDIDDIDHLGNRRVRSVGELMENQYRVGLLRMERAIKERMSSVEIDTVMPQDLINAKPAAAAVREFFGSSQLSQFMDQTNPLSEVTHKRRLSALGPGGLTRERAGFEVRDVHPTHYGRMCPIETPEGPNIGLINSLATFARVNKYGFIETPYRKVEGGQVTDDVTYMSATEEMRHTVAQANATLDDAGKFVNEMVNTRQSGEYMLAPVDHVDLIDVSPKQLVSVAASLIPFLENDDANRALMGSNMQRQAVPTLRSEAPLVGTGIEGVVARDSGASVLARRAGVIDQVDASRIVIRATEDLEIGDPGVDIYRMRKFQRSNQNTCINQQPLVKVGDTVQKGEVVADGPSTDLGELALGKNVLVAFMPWNGYNFEDSILISERIARDDVFTSIHIEEFEVAARDTKLGPEEITRDIPNVGEEALRNLDEAGIVYIGADVEPGDILVGKITPKGESPMTPEEKLLRAIFGEKASDVRDTSLRVKPGDYGTVVEVRVFNRHGVEKDERALQIEREEVERLARDRDDELAILDRNIYARLKSLILGKTAVKGPKGVKANSEITEELLDTLSRGQWWQLALKDEKDAQIVEALNEQYEAQKRTLDARFEDKVEKVRRGDDLPPGVMKMVKVFIAVKRKLQPGDKMAGRHGNKGVISKVVPMEDMPFLSDGTPVDFCLNPLGVPSRMNVGQILETHMGWAARGLGIKIDEALQDYRRTGDLTPVREAMHHAYGDDVYDEGIANMDEAALIEAAGNVTRGVPIATPVFDGAKEPDVNDALKRAGFDDSGQSVLFDGRTGEQFARPVTVGVKYLLKLHHLVDDKIHARSTGPYSLVTQQPLGGKAQFGGQRFGEMEVWALEAYGAAYTLQEMLTVKSDDVAGRTKVYESIVKGEDNFEAGVPESFNVLVKEVRGLGLNMELLDAEDDEEDPSSDIAAE from the coding sequence ATGGCGCAAAGCTTTCTTGGCCAGAAACGTCTTCGTAAATATTATGGCAAAATCCGTGAAGTTCTGGAGATGCCGAACCTCATCGAGGTGCAGAAATCCTCGTATGATCTTTTCCTGAAATCCGGCGACCAGCCCGAGCCCATGGACGGCGAAGGCATCAAGGGCGTCTTCCAGTCGGTGTTCCCGATCAAGGATTTCAACGAGACCGCGGTTCTCGAATTCGTCGATTACGAGCTGGAAAAGCCGAAATACGACGTCGAGGAATGCATGCAGCGCGACATGACGTACAGTGCCCCGTTGAAGGTGACGCTGCGTCTGATCGTGTTCGATGTGGACGAGGATACCGGCGCGAAGTCCGTGAAGGACATCAAGGAACAGGACGTGTTCATGGGCGACATGCCCCTGATGACGCCCAACGGCACCTTCGTGGTGAACGGCACCGAGCGCGTGATCGTGTCCCAGATGCACCGTTCGCCCGGCGTGTTCTTCGACCATGACAAGGGCAAGACGCACTCGTCCGGCAAACTGCTGTTCGCCTGCCGCATCATTCCCTATCGCGGCAGCTGGCTGGACTTCGAGTTCGACGCCAAGGACATCGTGTTCGCCCGGATCGACCGCCGCCGCAAACTGCCTGTGACGACCCTGCTGTATGCGCTGGGGCTGGACCAGGAAGACATCATGACGGCCTATTACGATACGGTCGATTACAAGCTTAAGAAGAAAAAGGGCTGGGCCACCAAGTTCTTCCCCGAGCGTGTGCGCGGCACGCGCCCGACCTATGACCTTGTCGACGCCAAGTCCGGCGAAGTGATCGCCGAGGCGGGCAAGAAGGTCACGCCGCGCGCGGTCAAGAAGCTGATCGACGAAGGCGAAGTCACCGAGCTGCTGGTTCCTTACGAGCAGATCGCGGGCAAGTTCGTGGCGCGCGACATCATCAACGAGGAAACCGGCGCGATCTATGTCGAGGCCGGTGACGAGCTGACGATCGAGCGTGACAAGGATGGCGAGATCATCGGCGGCACCGTGCAGGAACTGATCGAGGCGGGTGTCACCGATATCCCGGTGCTGGACATCGACAACATCAATGTTGGTCCGTACATGCGCAATACCATGGCGCAGGACAAGAACATGAACCGCGAAACCGCGCTCATGGACATCTACCGCGTCATGCGCCCGGGCGAGCCGCCCACCGAGGAGGCCGCAAGCGCGCTCTTCGACACGCTGTTCTTCGATTCCGAGCGCTATGATCTGAGCGCCGTGGGCCGGGTGAAGATGAACATGCGCCTGAACCTCGACAAGCCGGACACGCAGCGCACGCTGGACCGGTCGGACATCGTGGCCTGTGTCAAAGCACTGGTGGAACTGCGCGACGGCAAGGGCGATATCGACGATATCGACCACCTCGGGAACCGCCGGGTCCGCTCGGTCGGTGAACTGATGGAAAACCAGTACCGCGTCGGCCTGCTGCGGATGGAGCGCGCGATCAAGGAACGCATGTCGTCGGTCGAGATCGACACGGTGATGCCGCAGGACCTGATCAACGCGAAACCGGCCGCCGCTGCGGTGCGCGAGTTCTTCGGCTCGTCGCAGCTCAGCCAGTTCATGGACCAGACCAACCCGCTGTCGGAAGTGACGCACAAACGCCGCTTGTCGGCGCTTGGACCGGGTGGTCTGACGCGCGAGCGCGCGGGCTTCGAAGTGCGCGACGTTCACCCGACCCACTATGGCCGGATGTGCCCGATCGAGACGCCGGAAGGCCCGAACATCGGTCTGATCAACAGCCTTGCCACGTTTGCGCGTGTCAACAAGTACGGCTTCATCGAAACGCCCTACCGCAAGGTCGAGGGCGGGCAGGTGACCGACGACGTGACCTACATGTCGGCAACCGAGGAAATGCGCCACACCGTGGCGCAGGCCAACGCGACGCTGGATGATGCGGGCAAGTTCGTCAACGAGATGGTCAACACGCGGCAATCCGGCGAATACATGCTGGCCCCGGTGGATCACGTGGACCTGATCGACGTCAGCCCGAAACAGCTGGTGTCGGTTGCGGCCTCTCTGATTCCGTTCCTGGAAAACGACGACGCCAACCGCGCTCTGATGGGGTCGAACATGCAACGGCAGGCGGTTCCGACGCTGCGCTCCGAGGCGCCGCTGGTCGGCACCGGGATCGAGGGCGTCGTGGCCCGCGACTCGGGTGCGTCGGTTCTGGCGCGCCGGGCCGGTGTGATCGACCAGGTGGACGCAAGCCGGATCGTGATCCGGGCGACGGAAGATCTGGAGATCGGCGACCCGGGCGTGGACATCTATCGGATGCGCAAGTTCCAGCGGTCGAACCAGAACACCTGTATCAACCAGCAGCCTCTGGTGAAGGTGGGCGATACGGTGCAGAAAGGCGAGGTTGTCGCTGATGGTCCGTCGACCGACCTGGGTGAACTGGCGCTGGGCAAGAACGTGCTGGTCGCGTTCATGCCGTGGAACGGCTACAACTTCGAGGACTCGATCCTGATTTCCGAGCGGATCGCGCGGGACGACGTGTTCACCTCGATCCACATCGAGGAATTCGAAGTGGCCGCCCGCGACACCAAACTGGGACCGGAAGAGATCACCCGTGACATCCCGAACGTCGGCGAGGAAGCCCTGCGCAACCTCGACGAGGCGGGCATCGTCTATATCGGTGCCGACGTGGAGCCGGGCGATATCCTCGTGGGTAAGATCACGCCGAAGGGTGAAAGCCCGATGACGCCGGAGGAAAAACTGCTCCGCGCCATCTTTGGTGAGAAAGCGTCGGACGTGCGCGACACCTCGCTGCGGGTGAAGCCGGGCGATTACGGCACGGTCGTGGAAGTGCGGGTCTTCAACCGCCACGGCGTCGAAAAAGATGAGCGTGCGCTGCAGATCGAGCGGGAAGAGGTCGAGCGCCTGGCGCGCGACCGGGACGACGAGCTGGCGATCCTGGATCGCAACATCTATGCCCGTCTGAAATCGCTGATCCTCGGCAAGACCGCCGTGAAAGGGCCCAAAGGCGTCAAGGCGAACTCGGAAATCACCGAGGAATTGCTGGACACGCTGAGCCGTGGCCAATGGTGGCAGCTTGCCCTGAAGGACGAGAAGGACGCACAGATTGTCGAGGCCCTGAACGAGCAGTACGAGGCGCAGAAACGCACCCTTGATGCCCGTTTCGAGGACAAGGTCGAGAAGGTGCGCCGTGGCGACGACCTGCCGCCGGGTGTGATGAAGATGGTCAAGGTCTTCATCGCCGTGAAGCGCAAGCTTCAGCCGGGTGACAAGATGGCCGGCCGTCATGGCAACAAGGGCGTCATCTCCAAGGTTGTGCCGATGGAGGACATGCCGTTCCTGTCGGACGGCACGCCGGTCGACTTCTGCCTCAACCCGCTGGGCGTTCCATCCCGGATGAACGTCGGTCAGATCCTTGAGACCCATATGGGCTGGGCCGCACGCGGTCTTGGCATCAAGATCGACGAGGCGCTGCAGGACTATCGCCGCACTGGCGACTTGACCCCTGTGCGCGAGGCGATGCACCACGCCTATGGCGACGATGTCTATGACGAGGGCATCGCCAACATGGACGAGGCGGCGCTGATCGAGGCGGCAGGCAACGTCACGCGCGGTGTTCCGATCGCGACGCCGGTCTTCGACGGCGCGAAGGAGCCTGACGTGAACGACGCGCTGAAACGCGCCGGGTTCGACGACAGTGGCCAGTCGGTCCTGTTCGACGGACGTACGGGCGAGCAGTTTGCGCGTCCTGTGACCGTGGGCGTCAAGTACCTGCTCAAGCTGCACCACCTGGTGGACGACAAGATCCACGCGCGCTCGACCGGGCCGTACAGCCTCGTGACCCAGCAACCGCTGGGCGGCAAGGCGCAGTTCGGTGGCCAGCGTTTCGGGGAGATGGAGGTCTGGGCGCTGGAAGCGTACGGTGCCGCCTACACCCTGCAGGAGATGCTGACCGTCAAGTCGGACGACGTTGCAGGCCGGACCAAGGTCTACGAGTCGATCGTCAAGGGCGAGGACAACTTCGAGGCCGGTGTGCCGGAGAGCTTCAACGTGCTCGTGAAGGAAGTCCGTGGCCTGGGCCTGAATATGGAGCTGTTGGACGCGGAGGATGACGAAGAAGACCCGTCTTCCGACATCGCGGCGGAATAA